The DNA sequence GGTCGAGGTTCGTGCTTTGGCTTCTACATGCGAGGAGGTGCTTTGGATTCAGCTCCATTCTAGAGGATTTTGGTGTCTCGATTCATTCTCCCTATACCTATTCACTGCGATAGTACAGGAGCCCTTCGGGATTCTCTGCgatccggtcaagcatgagtgaccaaacacattggtgtggatgcacacttcactCGTTGTCACGTCCGGTGCTCATCTGCGTGTCGCTTCATTATCTTCCTACTGAGGTTCGGTGGGTCGATTTTTTTCACTAAAGCCCAGACACGTGATCAGCATCTATTTATGTTgtccaaactcaagacacatgatccgccttgagtttgagggggggtgttagatatgtgtatgtatattagatgtatgtatgtatatacttgCGTATATCTGTATACTtagcttctatatgaagccccTCTGATCACACTTATTCTACATACATGAAATGAGCATTGATCcacttcttctttccttcatttATCCTTCTTCTAACAGTATATTCATAAGCTCATCGACTTATCAAGCATTTTCGGGTGTATAGATGTTCATAGATGATGTTTTGAAGACAATGACAAGTTAGGTTGAGATCTTAAAAAAAGCGAGGGGCCGGGGCATAAGCAGTAAGGaagccaaaataaaatattatttttaatacgATTGATTTGGGAAAACCACAAGAAACAGTTACAATCCTAAATCGAATACCATGAAGAAAGATGTGAGAGTCGGTACTACTGGCCATTGGAAACtagcaaaccaaaaaaaaatctcaaaaaaacatgaaaacaaatgGCTGGTTCAGAGTAATAACTAGAAATTAGTAAAAAGCTTCGCCTTTTTCTACTCACAAAACGTCATCATCTATCCTAGAAGTAGGAAAGCTCTGCAAATCAATTCCCCACCAAAAAACACAATCTCTTCAGCCTTCTCTACGGCGGCCTTTCTATACTCCACCATTGGACTGAGAAGGGTTCCTGAAAACCTTGAGAATCAGggatttcaaatataaattaatggTAATTTGATAAAATCAAGCCTCCAAACCCTGAGATTTGGAGCAACCACACCTCCTGTTCAGATTTCAAGGACCCCCACAATATTAGGATTTCACTATTGCGTAATCCATCATTGTTGAGCAAAAAATAAACTGGAAGGTCCTATTAGTTGTCAAGGTTCAACATTAAAAGTTCgtaactattatatatatatatatgtgtgtgtaaataATCTTTCATAAATATGCATAAGCTATAAACTCGTGACAATAGAGTTAGGAGATATTTGAATCCTAATCTGAAGGGAATAACTGCCACTATTCTAATACATAGgtggttaatatatatatatttatatatataatttgtttttaaaaaaataaggagaaaTATAGAAAATGCATTAGCTTCAGACAAAGTTTAAGAGGAGGAGGTGGAATGTAATGCCACTAGGGATGCATAAGCTCCATTACACAACTCTATAAGCTCCTCATGCTTCCCTTGTTCAACAATCACTCCATTTTTAATGACCGCAATGACATCAGCTCCCTTAATTGTTGACAACCGGTGAGCCACCACAATACAAGTCCTCCCAACCATGACTCTCTGCAATGCTTCTTGAACCACATGCTCAGACTCGGCATCTAAAGCACTAGTTGCCTCATCGAGCAATAAGATCTTGGGGTCCTTAATAATGGCTCTTGCTATAGCAATCCTTTGTTTCTGACCACCAGACAACTGAGCTCCTCTCTCGCCAACATTGGTGTCATACCCTTGAGGCAATCCAGACACGAACCTGTGTGCATTGGCCGTCTCAGCTACCGCTATAATCTCCTCTTCAGATACTTGTCCTTGCTTGCCGTAGGCAATGTTTGCACGTATTGTGTCATTGAATAGCACTGGTTCTTGGCTCACCAACCCCATCTGTTGTCTTAACCAACTAATCTTTAGGTCTTGAAGTTTAACTCCATCAAGTAAGATCATGCCAGAATCTGGATCATAGAATCGCTCTAGCATGGCAATAATTGTAGATTTCCCACTGCCACTCTCACCAACTAGTGCAACAGTCTAAACAGAAAAAATGAAACTTCAAACTAGGATTAATGTATGtattataacataatataaaaagaacTTATATGTATGTACCTTTCCAAAGGAAATAGTCAAGCAAAGGTCTTTGAAGATTTGAACTTCAGGTCTAGTTGGGTACTTAAAACTAACATGCTGAAACACAATGTCACCTCGCACATATGCCAATGTGACACCCTCATTGGTGCTAGAGTCAATCTTGGACTTGTTGTCAAGAATCTCAAAGATTGAAGCTGCTGAGTCCTTAGCTTTGTTGGTTTTTGTACCGGAAGCGCTGGATTGTAATACACCTGAAGCTGCCATTGTTAACGCGTAAAACACctgccatcatcatgaattatTACATTAAACTCTcaaatatttctttcaaaatgtaaggaaaatattgcaatatatggaatatatatataaatggacaTTCACTTTGAAGACTTGGTCGAAGGTGGCGCTCCCATTATGCATGAAACGAGCTCCAGCATAGAAGCAAATGGCGTAACCAACGTATAACACTGCGAATGAGAAGCCAAACCCCAACCCGCTAATGATCCCTTGCCGAACTCCATTTCTCAAGGGGCCTTCGCATTTATTCTGATACGCTTTTATCACTCTCGTCTCAGCACAAAACGATGCTACGGTTCTAATGTTTCCAACTGCATCATTTGCCACCTGACTAGCTTCTTCATACTTGACCTGCAAACTCAAATTTCTCACCATCCCAATCAAGCTCTCATGTAAAATGCAACTGTTAAATTCTATCTCGAGAGAAATTACCTTTGCATCTGCACTGAAACCCTGGGAAAACTTCATCTTAGCGTACCCTTGTAAACAGATTAAAGGAAGCAAGGCTATAACTATAAATGCCAACTTCCAGTTAGCAATCATTGCTATCACAAGCCCAGCAATCACCATAGACAAGATTTGAACCATTTGTGATAAGCTTTCTCCCACAATTTCACTCACTGTTGTAGCATCAGCAGACAACCTCTCACATATGGCCCCACTACAATGTGAAGGAAATTCAATATGTACATAACATTCAATCTAACCCatagaaagaaaatatgaaaataaaagggACCTGGAATGTGAGGGCTCATCAAACCAACTAATCTCTTGGTACACCACCCTCTCAAATGAAAGAGAACGGATCCGCTCAACCAGCTTTCCACCAGCCATGCCAAAGAGGAAGCTTACCACAGGTGATACCACCAAACATAGAAATCCCATGGCCAAAAACCTTAATGCCCAAAGACTAGAATGCTTCCGAAGCTCATGTGGAGGTTCATAGAATGTCTGTATGGCGCTTGATAACAAGAACCCAAACATTGGCATTGTCAGTCCATTAATGGCACCTATAATAGATGCCAGTGCAAGAATTGGTGCCTCTGGCTTGTTCAGAGATGCCAGCCGTTTGATTGAGACTTGTTTGCGAATCCCATTGTTATCTTTTTCTAGAGGTTTTTCAAAATCATCTTCTCTATTGTTATTCTGAGATATTAACTTGGAGCCTTTACTTGTTGACCTCCTTGTAGATCTATGGCTCTCTGATCTGACTATGGGTGTTACTGTATCATTACTTAAAACCATATTTTGTGAATGTTTATAGGGTTCTTCCTTATCATGTTTTTGATTTTCTTGCAATCTAATAAGCTGGGAATAGGCTCCTTCAGGATGGCTCATCAAATTTGCATGTGAACCTACCCAACATGATATATGCAACTCattaaactaaaagaaaatagcACATTGATTTCAAACTAtggaattaagaaaaattaaatgtttacCTTGTTCTACTAGTTTTCCTCGGTAAACAACTGCTATTGTATCAGCATTTTTCACTGTACCCAGCCGGTGAGCTACAATAATGGTGGTTCGATCTATCAAGACCTTGACCAATGCTTCTTGAATTATTCGCTCTGATTCTGCATCTAGCGCACTAGTAGCTTCATCCAGTAACaagatttttgggtttttcAAGATTGATCTAGCAATCGCAATCCTCTGTTTTTGCCCACCAGAAAGCTGTGTTCCATGCTCACCAACCATGGTGTCCAGACCCTGTGGAAGAAGAAAAGTCACTAATAACAACATACGGCACGAAAGCAACTAGATGAAAATAGGAAGATTATATCTACATTGTGCATATTGTCAATGAAATTTGCAGCATTAGCAAGCTCAACTGCTGTCCTGATTTCCTCAGGGGTTGCGCCTTCCTTTCCATATGCAATATTTTCTCTGATTGTCATTGTAAATAAAATGGGCTCCTGGCTTACAAGTCCAATCTTTTCTCTAATCCATTTGAGATTCAAGTTCTTCAGGTTTACACCATCAATTAGGACTTCACCACCCTGTGGATCATAAAACCTCTCTAACAAACTAAACACAGTGGATTTCCCACTACCACTCTCCCCAACTAGAGCCATAGTTTTGCCACTATGTACATGCAGTGAGAACCCATCAAATATAAGATGGtctggccttgatgggtagctAAAAGTTACATCTTTCAGATCAATAACACCCTTTATATCTTCCAACACCATACCATTTGTATCATAAGCATCAATTGCAGGTTTTCTCTTAATTGTCTCAAACATTTTATATGCTGCAGCTTGCCCTTCACCAAATGCAGTCACACAGGGTAATGCCTGACCAAGTGACCTaccattataatatttaagaatcaaatccaaaaattatTGTTACATAAAgaatttcattttcattgctTCATAACACTACaagatacaataaaaaaattttgaacttaCATTCCACTTGTCAAAACTGCCATTACGATGTTAATAACTGTACCGCCATTGTATTCTTTTTGAAGAATCAGCTTACCACCATACCATATTGCTAGTGAGTAGGTGCTAAAGACAATTAACCATACAACACCACCTCCTACGCCAGAAATAATCCATTGACGAATTGTAGATTTGTATGCTACTTTAATAAACTGGTTGTACTTTGAAATGGCTAGCTTCTCTCCAGTAAATGAAGCAACCTTACATATgttaaagagagaaaaaaattatctatgtAGAACACTAGAAATTGAACCATTGATAAAACATGCACAAAGGCTTGAACTTACTGTTCTCATTGCTCCAATTGTTTGTTCAACAACATTTCCTGCATCAACATATGCATCTTGCTCCCTGGTTGACATTGCCGACGTAATTATTGAAATGATAACACCAGATATTACAATAAGAGGAACAAAAGACATCAAGACAAGTGAGAGATGCCATCCTCTTATAAATGCTATTATGAAGCCTCCAAAAAATGTGGTCACAAGCTGCATGAACTTTCCTACCTAAATtatcaagaaagaaagaatgttttttttttttgtttcacaaCCTTATGTCAAACATAACATggacattcaaataaaaatgaaacaaaaatatgttgAGGAATCACCTTCTCACCAATAGCTTCTTGAATGAGAATTGTGTCCCTTGACATTCTTCCAATCACTTCTCCagtttttgtttcattatcaAAGAATGCTATGTCTTGTCTTAGTATAGTTTTCAAGTACAAACCGCGAATCCTTGTTGCTTGCCTTTCTCCAATAACCATCCAACATGATACCtctagattaatttttttcaaacattagCCTCTTGGTAGAATCTATTTTACACCATAACACTAATAAAAGAaccaaataatttcttttaaacaaCAATTAACATCATTTCAAATAATTGTTCCATAGAAAAACACATTAGTAATTGCATTAGTCATGGAAATATTAATAACACCTTTGCAATAGGGGCCGTAGCATACCCACatttctcaaagaaaaaaaaataagaagaagaagaacgaagATAGAGAACCAATAGCAACATTCAACATTGTGCTATGAATAATTTTTcgtttttttgtaaattatatttactttaagaagaaaaaacaaaaaccatttATCAAACTcagaatgaagaaaagaatatagtaaattctcaatcaacaaaaactaaaaacctACACAACAACTCTACAATCAAGAgatctatattaaaaatatcaatgtgCAAATGATATATTGGTAACCAGGTACCCGTTAAAACTATTTATAAGTGGTGAAAAGTTTGAATCATTAGTTAGGACATATATCTGGTAGTGTGAGTAGTGCTTATGTGCAGATGGTCCTGGTGTCCATGTGTATGTGGATCTCACCCCTGCCTGCTCTAACGAGATTTGTACAAGCACTTATTTTTATTAGCAGCCTAACTGCTAAtcttcacaataaaaaaatatatactaaaaagaaccaaaacatgataaataggAAGCATCCACTACCAAAACCCCTTTTAAAATGCCAAAATCAATAGATATACAAGAGCACTAAAGGCAATATAATGAAATTCCAAGTCAAAACGTAAGCCACGCCTTGTTAAAATCTTGGAGAATAAAGAATGTATGAAATGTATTTACCgcattttttatatcaatttttattttaattaaaaagaattgtATTTGCAAGAAATTTTCAACTATCATATCCATAATGACATAAACAATTGGACTTATTATAAAAGTGATATTCCTATAATTGAAtggaataagaaaatttaagaTAAGATTTCTTAGTACATCTTTGACAATCAGTTGATAAAAATAAGGAAGATATCAATTTAAAGTAAAAGATATTGAAAAATACTTTACAAATTAATGCTTTAAGTTAAGTTGTATAAAGATAGAAtctctaaaaaataatttcagtaATAAAATAAGTGGACATAAAAGAGAGTTAAAATGAATGATACTAAAATTAGTAGAAGTAAAATGTTTGATATTTAGGCTCTATAATCAAAGATGACTAGGAACATGCAGAAAATGTAACAAATAGGTAGAATTAAAGTGGGTTGGATAAAATAGAAGAAAGCTTTTAGAGTTTTTTATGATCATAGAATGCTCCTTAAATTGAAaggctagttttttttttttttataaaatggttGTTAAGCTAGCTATTATGGATTTGACTCTaacaaaacaacatttttttttttttggacaaaggAGATTAGCacttgttaatattaatattacacCAGAGTTATTGTCTCAAACACGCCTTCACATCATGGGCGCGTGAGTTAGGCAACAGCACCCGTGAGTTAATTCCtccaacaaaaatttcaaatcatCACCACTCCGCGTGCTACATGAGGAACCCATGCTAATGTCTCTGACCAAATGAACCAAGTGGTTTTGGCAAAACAGCATATTGAAAGAATAGGCGTAACTACGATGAGAACGTTGAAATGAAtgtcaaatattattataaataactaattaaaggaatgaatttattcaaaataaattaaaattagcaCCTATTATTGATAAGTTAGGATAGAATCATTCAAGATGGTATGTTCATGTTCTCAAAAAGAACTGATAGATATCTCCATCTAAAAATGGAAGGCTTTTATATGAAGAGTTGTAAAATAAGAGGTGGACCtaaaaagtttttaatagaACTTTTAAATTATGATATGTCTTAGCTTAGTTTATGtagtttttttggtttcttATAGAGCAATGTGCAAATGTAGAATTTATACAGTAGATCTCAAAATAGTTGGGACTATtagcttttattattattgttgaatAATTTTCATGTTGTCAGAGTAGAAACTATAAGACAAACCAACCCATGAAATTAATCCACATCCAATTATAAGCCAAATGTTTAAAAgtcataaacaaaaaaacccacCAAAGGCATCATATAAGCTTATTTAAAGGAAATGAATATGAGAAAGAATTGAAATTTTCAGAgataaaaaaggagaaaaaaaaaaaagagagtagtTTCACACTTACGTAGGGAATGAAGCAACTCCAGACCCAATAGCCAAATAGACATATTTGATAATTACCTGAATGGAAGAGTCATTTGAAAGtgcttaaaataattttattgtgcaaaaatgaatattaattGCAAGCAGCTAGCAACGGAATACAAATGAAAGGTGATTATCAGCAAATATGATTATTGAAAGTATACTTTCAGCTTTTTCCATAAACATTTGTGTcttgttcattattttatttatttatgtttggcAGAACCAATGAAATCAAACCAGCGTTATTTAGATGTAATatcaatgaaaatttaataaagaaaCACGTGGGGGAGCCGCGCTCATCACCGAACTatgccctcaccttgcgcgagatggggatcgaatTCGGGGAGCCACGCTCAACACTCGAGACAAACACCCTACGTAAAAGACCCGATatcaatagaccaaatggtcgttgGGCTTAAACAGTTATACATGCATGTCATCTATTTCCAATCTTCATATATAGTTGGATTTCAAAACAGatatcaagaagaagaaaaaaaacaaataggcAATCATTGCATCAATCACTTATTAAATTTAGATTCAAAGTACTTTCTTATCACATATCTAattcaatcaaatcaaaatggTACAGTGAATGCATGGTTTATTTAACCTGAAAAGCAAATTAAGCCTAATAACAGCAGTACAAATTCCTCAATGCAAAACCAAATTTGAAACTTGGAAATCAAATGGAATGATGTATGTCCACAAACCTTGGATACCAAGTGAACCACATTGTCCTTATTAGCAACTCCGAAGGCGTTTATAAGATCTCCGGAGATGAAGATCATGAGGGGGCTGGAGAATCCATTGGCCATGGCGGCAATCGTGCCAACAGCCATGAGCGCCACATCCTTGGGATCAGCAAACGAGAACAACTTAAAGAATGACACCCTCTCTCCTCCTTTCTTCCcttcttgcttcttcttcttcttcttatcatcGATCCCCATATCGAGAAACTTCAtcaaaatggcaacaaaaacatgaaaaacaatcaCAAGGAAGCGATGTGCAAACTAAATTAATTGGAAAGCATGCATAATGCAATTTCTttacactttgttgatgaatctTGNNNNNNNNNNNNNNNNNNNNNNNNNNNNNNNNNNNNNNNNNNNNNNNNNNNNNNNNNNNNNNNNNNNNNNNNNNNNNNNNNNNNNNNNNNNNNNNNNNNNNNNNNNNNNNNNNNNNNNNNNNNNNNNNNNNNNNNNNNNNNNNNNNNNNNNNNNNNNNNNNNNNNNNNNNNNNNNNNNNNNNNNNNNNNNNNNNNNNNNNNNNNNNNNNNNNNNNNNNNNNNNNNNNNNNNNNNNNNNNNNNNNNNNNNNNNNNNNNNNNNNNNNNNNNNNNNNNNNNNNNNNNNNNNNNNNNNNNNNNNNNNNNNNNNNNNNNNNNNNNNNNNNNNNNNNNNNNNNNNNNNNNNNNNNNNNNNNNNNNNNNNNNNNNNNNNNNNNNNNNNNNNNNNNNNNN is a window from the Dioscorea cayenensis subsp. rotundata cultivar TDr96_F1 chromosome 2, TDr96_F1_v2_PseudoChromosome.rev07_lg8_w22 25.fasta, whole genome shotgun sequence genome containing:
- the LOC120270397 gene encoding ABC transporter B family member 4-like, which produces MAVGTIAAMANGFSSPLMIFISGDLINAFGVANKDNVVHLVSKVIIKYVYLAIGSGVASFLEVSCWMVIGERQATRIRGLYLKTILRQDIAFFDNETKTGEVIGRMSRDTILIQEAIGEKVGKFMQLVTTFFGGFIIAFIRGWHLSLVLMSFVPLIVISGVIISIITSAMSTREQDAYVDAGNVVEQTIGAMRTVASFTGEKLAISKYNQFIKVAYKSTIRQWIISGVGGGVVWLIVFSTYSLAIWYGGKLILQKEYNGGTVINIVMAVLTSGMSLGQALPCVTAFGEGQAAAYKMFETIKRKPAIDAYDTNGMVLEDIKGVIDLKDVTFSYPSRPDHLIFDGFSLHVHSGKTMALVGESGSGKSTVFSLLERFYDPQGGEVLIDGVNLKNLNLKWIREKIGLVSQEPILFTMTIRENIAYGKEGATPEEIRTAVELANAANFIDNMHNGLDTMVGEHGTQLSGGQKQRIAIARSILKNPKILLLDEATSALDAESERIIQEALVKVLIDRTTIIVAHRLGTVKNADTIAVVYRGKLVEQGSHANLMSHPEGAYSQLIRLQENQKHDKEEPYKHSQNMVLSNDTVTPIVRSESHRSTRRSTSKGSKLISQNNNREDDFEKPLEKDNNGIRKQVSIKRLASLNKPEAPILALASIIGAINGLTMPMFGFLLSSAIQTFYEPPHELRKHSSLWALRFLAMGFLCLVVSPVVSFLFGMAGGKLVERIRSLSFERVVYQEISWFDEPSHSSGAICERLSADATTVSEIVGESLSQMVQILSMVIAGLVIAMIANWKLAFIVIALLPLICLQGYAKMKFSQGFSADAKYEEASQVANDAVGNIRTVASFCAETRVIKAYQNKCEGPLRNGVRQGIISGLGFGFSFAVLYVGYAICFYAGARFMHNGSATFDQVFKVFYALTMAASGVLQSSASGTKTNKAKDSAASIFEILDNKSKIDSSTNEGVTLAYVRGDIVFQHVSFKYPTRPEVQIFKDLCLTISFGKTVALVGESGSGKSTIIAMLERFYDPDSGMILLDGVKLQDLKISWLRQQMGLVSQEPVLFNDTIRANIAYGKQGQVSEEEIIAVAETANAHRFVSGLPQGYDTNVGERGAQLSGGQKQRIAIARAIIKDPKILLLDEATSALDAESEHVVQEALQRVMVGRTCIVVAHRLSTIKGADVIAVIKNGVIVEQGKHEELIELCNGAYASLVALHSTSSS